Proteins found in one Halobellus limi genomic segment:
- a CDS encoding aminomethyltransferase family protein, with protein sequence MAPETLKQVLESTDNIADTFRNTDINWQPYVFPDEYTNWIEEQRAVHESVAVVDQSVHMEVLDIKGPDAIDLLEYVCVNNFEKARTGEPPQAINYVACNPDGYVISDNIVFHLGENEFKSVGAEWPHNWIRYNAEAGDYDVQTEVTYHPDMYGQQDPENFRFQVQGPNALEVMEEVVDGSLPEIPFFQMDTIEIDGVETYALSHGMAAMPGLEIFGPHEYHDEVLDAIFNAGDQYGIRQLGSKAYKTGKIGSGWFVASVPAIYDHDELDGYREWLGADSREASLSLGGSFDSDDITDYYMTPMERGQDHMVDFDHEFVGREALEEMDQERERVTLLWDAEDVVNVYASLFGDGPTNKFIDMPDVANQWSSIHYDKILKDGEVVGLSKYPGYLVYERKFLSLATVDLEYSDPGTEVTFVWGDQTDKRRVERHDPVEIGATVAEAPYVRGGRRQM encoded by the coding sequence ATGGCGCCGGAAACCCTGAAACAGGTGCTGGAGTCGACGGACAATATCGCAGACACGTTCCGGAACACCGACATAAACTGGCAACCGTATGTATTCCCGGACGAGTACACGAACTGGATCGAGGAACAGCGGGCGGTCCACGAGTCGGTCGCAGTCGTCGACCAGTCGGTCCATATGGAGGTTCTGGACATCAAAGGACCCGACGCGATCGACCTGCTCGAGTACGTCTGTGTGAACAACTTCGAAAAGGCCAGGACCGGGGAGCCACCCCAGGCGATCAACTACGTGGCGTGCAACCCCGACGGGTACGTGATCAGCGACAACATCGTCTTCCACCTGGGCGAAAACGAGTTCAAGTCCGTCGGTGCAGAGTGGCCCCACAACTGGATCCGGTACAACGCCGAGGCCGGTGACTACGACGTTCAGACGGAGGTCACCTATCATCCCGATATGTACGGTCAGCAGGATCCGGAGAACTTCAGGTTCCAGGTCCAGGGACCGAACGCGCTGGAAGTTATGGAAGAAGTCGTCGACGGGTCATTGCCAGAGATTCCGTTCTTCCAGATGGATACGATCGAGATTGATGGCGTTGAGACCTACGCGCTCAGCCACGGGATGGCGGCGATGCCCGGACTGGAGATTTTCGGTCCACACGAATACCACGACGAGGTTCTCGACGCGATCTTCAACGCGGGCGACCAGTACGGCATCCGGCAGCTGGGCTCGAAAGCCTACAAGACCGGCAAGATCGGTTCGGGCTGGTTCGTCGCATCGGTACCGGCCATCTACGACCACGACGAACTGGACGGGTACAGAGAGTGGCTCGGCGCCGACAGCAGGGAGGCGAGCCTGTCGCTGGGGGGGAGCTTCGACTCGGACGACATCACCGACTACTATATGACGCCGATGGAACGGGGACAGGACCATATGGTGGACTTCGACCACGAGTTCGTCGGCCGGGAGGCCCTCGAAGAGATGGACCAGGAACGCGAGCGGGTGACACTCCTGTGGGACGCCGAGGATGTTGTCAACGTCTATGCCTCGCTGTTCGGAGACGGTCCCACCAACAAGTTCATCGATATGCCCGACGTCGCGAACCAGTGGTCGTCCATCCACTACGACAAGATACTGAAAGACGGCGAGGTCGTGGGACTCTCGAAGTACCCCGGCTATCTCGTCTACGAGCGGAAATTCCTCTCGCTGGCGACAGTCGACCTTGAGTACAGCGACCCCGGGACCGAGGTGACGTTCGTCTGGGGCGACCAGACAGACAAGCGCCGGGTCGAACGCCACGACCCCGTCGAGATCGGCGCGACCGTCGCCGAGGCACCGTACGTCCGGGGCGGTCGGCGGCAGATGTAA
- a CDS encoding CaiB/BaiF CoA transferase family protein — protein sequence MRQPLTGITIADFTQLMQGGWAAQKLGDMGADVIKIEPPRGEPSRHYSAAGKFHEGVSPYFLTMNRNKRSLPIDLKSDEGREVALDVIAEADVLMQNFRPGVMERLGLSYEDVQQVNDDIIYVSASGYGSTGPYSDRPGQDLLYQAMTGLTSYTGRSDDPPTPAGTVVIDEHSATSIALNVMFALFHRDRTGQGQKLDASLLNSAVDLQCQEATIALNMDVDVERGRKTHGHPTLWPPYGVYEATDGYVAIGMADLHHVADTLDVDGLEQYDSEREQFEHRDEIHDAIEAATSEMPAERVVEDLVDVDVQAVEMSGIEDLPDDPQVQHNEMLIEVEHPNGGTYTTTGSPVELSETPMEVRQRPPRRGEHSVAVLQEIGYEDSEIDRLVDGGIVLVEEDEE from the coding sequence ATGCGACAGCCACTAACCGGTATCACGATCGCCGACTTCACGCAGTTGATGCAGGGGGGCTGGGCCGCCCAGAAACTCGGCGATATGGGTGCGGACGTGATCAAGATCGAACCGCCACGAGGCGAACCCTCCCGTCACTATAGCGCCGCGGGGAAGTTCCACGAGGGGGTCAGCCCTTATTTTCTGACGATGAACCGAAACAAACGAAGCCTCCCTATCGACCTCAAATCCGACGAGGGACGCGAGGTCGCCCTCGACGTCATCGCTGAGGCGGACGTCCTAATGCAGAACTTCAGACCGGGTGTCATGGAGCGGCTAGGACTGAGTTACGAGGACGTCCAGCAGGTCAACGACGACATCATTTACGTTTCGGCCTCAGGCTACGGGTCCACCGGTCCGTATTCGGACCGGCCCGGCCAGGACCTGTTGTATCAGGCAATGACTGGGCTGACCTCGTACACGGGTCGGTCCGACGACCCGCCGACGCCGGCTGGCACCGTCGTAATCGACGAACACTCCGCGACCTCGATCGCACTCAACGTGATGTTCGCGCTCTTCCATCGCGATCGAACTGGCCAGGGGCAGAAACTCGATGCCAGCCTACTCAACTCCGCGGTGGATCTGCAGTGCCAGGAGGCGACGATCGCGCTCAATATGGATGTCGACGTCGAGCGCGGCCGGAAGACCCACGGCCATCCGACGCTGTGGCCCCCCTACGGCGTCTATGAGGCGACTGACGGATACGTCGCGATCGGGATGGCCGACCTGCACCACGTGGCAGACACGCTCGACGTTGACGGCCTCGAACAGTACGACTCGGAGCGAGAGCAGTTCGAACACCGCGATGAGATCCACGACGCCATCGAGGCGGCAACCAGCGAGATGCCCGCAGAACGTGTCGTCGAGGACCTCGTGGACGTCGACGTTCAGGCCGTCGAGATGTCGGGGATTGAGGACCTGCCCGACGACCCGCAGGTCCAGCACAACGAAATGCTCATCGAAGTCGAGCATCCCAACGGCGGGACCTACACCACTACCGGGTCGCCGGTCGAACTCTCCGAGACGCCGATGGAGGTCCGACAACGCCCGCCACGGCGCGGCGAACACTCGGTGGCAGTCCTGCAAGAAATCGGATACGAGGACTCGGAGATCGACCGGCTCGTGGACGGGGGCATCGTCCTGGTAGAAGAAGACGAGGAGTGA
- a CDS encoding CaiB/BaiF CoA transferase family protein, whose protein sequence is MQQILDDIVIADFTQLMQGGWAAQKLGDMGADVIKIEPPHGEPERQVAFAGEFFDGVAPGFLAKDRNKRSVALDLKSDEGRQAALDIIAEADVLMENFRPDVMERLELSYEDVREVNEDIIYVSASAYGSSGPYVERPGQDLLYQAMTGLTALTGRADDPPTPGGTVFVDEHSATLIAYYTVSALFHRERTGEGQKLEASLLDSAVDFMCQEITFALNSENEPKRGEKMHGHHMLNPPYGIYETADSYLALGYSPLPLVAETLDLEDELDTYESQAELYEYRDQIHDVIEAETRQWQIDELVDHLSAADIQAVEVAKPGEVADDPQIQHNEMIIEVEHPNGGTFQTTGFPVDMSETEEAVTQRPPELGEHTAEVLAELGYDDDKIAAITGVNDT, encoded by the coding sequence ATGCAACAGATACTGGACGATATCGTCATCGCAGACTTTACGCAACTTATGCAGGGGGGCTGGGCCGCCCAGAAACTCGGCGATATGGGCGCGGACGTGATCAAGATCGAACCGCCACACGGTGAACCGGAGCGACAGGTCGCGTTCGCCGGCGAATTCTTCGACGGCGTCGCTCCCGGCTTCCTGGCCAAGGACCGAAACAAGCGTAGCGTCGCGCTCGACCTCAAGAGCGACGAGGGTCGCCAGGCCGCCCTCGACATCATCGCCGAAGCCGACGTCCTGATGGAAAACTTTCGTCCCGACGTGATGGAGCGACTGGAACTGAGCTACGAGGACGTTCGGGAGGTCAATGAGGATATCATATACGTATCTGCGTCCGCCTACGGCTCCTCCGGGCCGTACGTCGAACGCCCAGGGCAGGACCTGCTGTACCAAGCGATGACCGGGCTGACCGCGCTGACCGGTCGGGCGGACGATCCACCGACGCCGGGCGGCACGGTGTTCGTCGACGAACACTCCGCGACGCTGATCGCGTACTACACCGTCTCGGCACTGTTCCACAGGGAACGGACCGGAGAGGGGCAGAAGCTGGAGGCGAGCCTCCTCGATTCCGCCGTGGACTTTATGTGCCAGGAGATCACGTTCGCGCTGAACTCCGAAAACGAGCCGAAACGGGGCGAAAAGATGCACGGTCACCATATGCTCAACCCGCCCTACGGCATCTACGAGACGGCCGACAGCTACCTGGCACTAGGGTACTCCCCGCTCCCGCTGGTCGCAGAGACGCTCGACCTTGAGGACGAACTCGATACGTACGAGTCGCAAGCAGAGTTGTACGAATACCGGGACCAAATCCACGACGTCATCGAGGCCGAGACCCGACAGTGGCAGATCGACGAACTCGTCGACCACCTCTCGGCAGCGGACATCCAGGCCGTGGAAGTCGCCAAGCCAGGGGAGGTGGCAGACGACCCACAGATCCAGCACAACGAGATGATCATCGAAGTCGAACACCCCAACGGTGGGACCTTCCAGACGACCGGATTCCCGGTAGATATGTCTGAGACCGAGGAGGCTGTCACTCAGCGCCCGCCGGAATTGGGCGAACACACGGCCGAGGTCCTCGCAGAACTCGGGTACGACGACGACAAGATCGCCGCGATCACCGGCGTAAACGACACCTGA
- a CDS encoding ABC transporter substrate-binding protein produces the protein MLKLTGASLATFGLAGCSGNGSTDDGGSTPTETDSSIDTPTPGDESTDLSDVSIDYWNTVNVQSRKAKAVSQALVSAFTTNTGAEVNMNWTGYGGVIGAKWKTSFSQGNYPVLYDSTSAWDGQFQEWIHPFSEYQDQFSDDFLSAIEWYTPLAKEQWNGFGKDVIYEVPLGFSVQVPFVARMDHFDEAGLSRDRFPPKDYDDLIDIATTLQNDGPGEYGYQIHGTKFDAFDARAPTLVSDVGGEEGTFLNDDWSDTYWDNEAYKTGVRRWVEIFTEHELSGPGTPTHDDESMVQEIVSGRCSMTGGDFLNHPNFLDAAPEMMANGDIQWGAMWQGGTSDTPSAGFIRPLTFGITKPPEGADSAEWEKQQQAAIELIKYFTSKSNQRALFENFGLMPIRDDVWSDLPSKSHNVYGAAKTMAENTEMLWEAHPATVSMQYNVPGPELQKALKGQISPAQACDNVAETIRNDFL, from the coding sequence ATGCTCAAACTCACGGGCGCAAGCCTCGCCACGTTCGGCCTCGCGGGCTGTTCGGGCAACGGTTCGACGGACGATGGCGGTTCAACGCCGACCGAAACGGACAGCTCGATTGATACGCCAACACCAGGCGATGAGTCTACTGACCTGTCTGACGTATCGATCGACTATTGGAACACAGTCAACGTCCAGTCGCGCAAAGCGAAAGCAGTGAGCCAGGCGCTCGTCAGCGCGTTCACGACGAACACCGGCGCAGAGGTTAATATGAACTGGACCGGCTACGGCGGGGTCATCGGCGCCAAGTGGAAGACCTCGTTCAGCCAGGGTAACTATCCGGTTCTGTACGACTCGACGTCCGCATGGGACGGCCAGTTCCAAGAGTGGATCCACCCGTTCTCCGAGTACCAGGACCAGTTCTCCGACGACTTCCTCTCGGCGATCGAGTGGTACACGCCACTGGCGAAGGAGCAGTGGAACGGATTCGGCAAGGATGTTATCTACGAGGTGCCGCTGGGCTTCTCGGTGCAGGTCCCCTTCGTCGCTCGTATGGACCACTTCGACGAGGCGGGGCTGAGCCGGGATCGCTTCCCACCCAAGGACTACGACGACCTCATAGATATCGCGACGACGCTGCAGAACGACGGTCCCGGCGAGTACGGCTACCAGATCCACGGGACGAAGTTCGACGCGTTCGACGCGCGAGCGCCCACGCTCGTCTCCGACGTTGGCGGCGAGGAGGGGACATTCCTCAATGACGACTGGAGCGACACGTACTGGGACAACGAAGCGTATAAAACGGGCGTCCGGCGCTGGGTCGAGATCTTCACCGAGCACGAACTCTCCGGCCCCGGTACGCCGACCCACGACGACGAGTCGATGGTCCAAGAGATCGTCTCCGGACGGTGCAGTATGACCGGCGGCGACTTCCTCAACCATCCGAACTTCCTTGATGCCGCCCCTGAGATGATGGCCAACGGTGATATCCAGTGGGGTGCGATGTGGCAGGGCGGGACGAGCGACACGCCCTCGGCCGGATTCATCCGCCCGCTCACCTTCGGCATCACGAAACCACCTGAGGGAGCGGACTCTGCAGAGTGGGAGAAGCAACAGCAGGCGGCTATCGAACTGATCAAGTACTTCACCAGCAAGTCGAACCAGCGGGCACTGTTCGAGAACTTCGGGCTGATGCCGATCCGCGACGACGTGTGGTCCGACCTGCCGAGCAAGTCTCACAACGTCTATGGTGCAGCGAAGACAATGGCAGAAAACACCGAGATGCTGTGGGAGGCCCACCCCGCGACCGTGTCGATGCAGTATAACGTACCCGGGCCGGAACTACAGAAGGCACTCAAGGGGCAAATATCGCCGGCCCAGGCCTGTGATAACGTAGCTGAAACCATTCGGAACGACTTCTTGTAA
- a CDS encoding aldolase/citrate lyase/malate synthase family protein: MAVDDSRFDPIGERGPPPYVRASGYTSDLDYTDQQNETVAVIVHIEGKRRNDNVEEIVEAERSGILFSGPYGQRQSLEIPSQVCDERVEELMGEVCEKAVDRDVGGGAYADRPVDGPAMNRRRRPVRDGQSRRGATDRATG; this comes from the coding sequence GTGGCCGTCGACGACTCCCGGTTCGATCCGATCGGCGAACGTGGCCCCCCACCGTACGTCCGAGCCAGCGGGTACACCAGCGATCTCGACTACACTGACCAGCAAAACGAGACGGTGGCCGTCATCGTCCACATCGAAGGGAAACGGAGGAACGACAACGTCGAGGAGATCGTAGAAGCCGAGAGATCCGGTATACTCTTCTCCGGGCCCTACGGCCAGCGCCAGTCGCTCGAGATTCCCAGCCAAGTATGTGACGAGCGAGTGGAAGAACTGATGGGAGAAGTCTGTGAGAAGGCTGTCGACAGAGACGTCGGCGGTGGCGCGTACGCGGACAGGCCCGTCGATGGCCCAGCGATGAATAGACGCCGGCGTCCAGTACGTGACGGTCAAAGTCGACGCGGAGCTACTGACCGAGCGACTGGCTGA
- a CDS encoding RraA family protein: MTSDIETPELCERYERLYTGALTDVLDDHDIVDQTLHPDIAPLTQDMRTAGVAYPVVGRPNRAVDDEENIRNILEMFGDAPEDSVLMYDTNDDRAAHIGELSVTSLKARGCRGAVVDGGARDVAYILERDFPVFARYNTPADAVPRWEILDWGVDAVVGGIEVSPGDVVVGDVDGVVVVPEAVREEILLEAEELVDTENEVREAVRDGTLPINAYDEFGEF, encoded by the coding sequence ATGACAAGCGATATCGAGACGCCGGAACTCTGCGAGCGATACGAACGGCTGTACACGGGCGCGCTGACCGACGTCCTCGACGACCACGACATCGTCGACCAGACCCTCCACCCCGACATCGCGCCACTCACCCAGGATATGCGGACCGCTGGCGTCGCCTATCCCGTCGTCGGCCGGCCCAACCGCGCGGTCGACGACGAGGAGAACATCCGAAACATCCTCGAGATGTTCGGCGACGCACCCGAGGACTCGGTGCTGATGTACGACACGAATGACGACCGGGCGGCCCACATCGGCGAGCTCTCCGTCACGTCGCTCAAGGCGAGGGGTTGTCGCGGTGCGGTCGTCGACGGCGGCGCGCGGGACGTCGCCTACATCCTCGAACGGGACTTCCCGGTGTTCGCCCGTTACAACACGCCGGCCGACGCCGTCCCTCGATGGGAGATTCTCGACTGGGGCGTCGATGCCGTGGTCGGCGGTATCGAAGTCTCACCGGGCGACGTCGTCGTCGGCGACGTCGACGGCGTCGTCGTGGTCCCCGAGGCGGTTCGCGAGGAGATTTTGCTTGAGGCCGAAGAACTCGTCGACACCGAAAACGAGGTTCGCGAGGCCGTCCGCGACGGCACGTTGCCGATAAACGCCTACGACGAGTTTGGCGAGTTTTGA
- a CDS encoding IS6 family transposase, with translation MQEPDRRIGCSDFPELAFVGREATPEQAMRLGIQLHLAEVSLSDTVSVLANVGVQRCRSPVQNWIQKADRQPTEGYEPNYVAVDETVIRVNDPRYWLFAAVDRDTSRLLHVRLFPTRTQALTEMFLTELREKHLVDDAIFLVDGAPWLQAACHRHSLRFQHVTHGNRNAVERVFKERKRRIEPFANHFKHVDLNTAETWLQAFAVCFNQLL, from the coding sequence ATGCAAGAACCGGACCGCCGCATCGGATGTAGTGACTTTCCGGAGTTAGCGTTTGTGGGGCGAGAGGCGACACCCGAGCAGGCGATGAGGCTGGGTATCCAACTGCATTTGGCGGAAGTATCGCTATCGGATACCGTCTCAGTCCTCGCAAACGTGGGTGTCCAACGGTGTCGCTCTCCCGTTCAAAACTGGATTCAGAAGGCCGATCGACAGCCCACAGAGGGTTACGAACCGAATTACGTCGCGGTTGATGAGACCGTAATTCGAGTGAATGACCCGCGCTACTGGCTGTTTGCGGCGGTCGACCGCGACACAAGTCGCCTGCTACACGTGCGGCTCTTCCCGACCAGAACCCAAGCGCTGACCGAGATGTTCCTCACGGAACTCCGCGAGAAACATCTCGTCGACGACGCGATCTTTCTGGTCGATGGCGCACCCTGGCTGCAGGCGGCCTGCCATCGCCACTCGCTCCGATTCCAACACGTCACCCACGGGAATCGGAATGCCGTCGAACGCGTCTTCAAAGAACGCAAACGCCGAATTGAGCCGTTTGCAAATCACTTCAAGCACGTTGATCTGAACACAGCGGAAACGTGGCTCCAAGCGTTCGCTGTCTGCTTCAATCAGCTACTCTGA
- a CDS encoding long-chain-fatty-acid--CoA ligase codes for MTRSQWTLSDVLLRATSLAPDGEIATKREDGEWHQYTYQDAYERVCQLAHALDELGIGAGKRVGTVAANHDRHYELYFAVPGSGRSLHTINHRLPDEHFEYVVEDAEDAVLFVDPQFIERVECHRDAFEDVSAFVVLDDEVPDTALEPVTDYESLLEGRPTEYEWPSLDPETECGLCHTSGTTGIPKGVQHTHGMLVRACNMMLQTDTVAVSGSDVVFPIVPMFHGYAWAYPYVATIAGSKLVLADSHTSPEALTSVIEREGVTIASAVPTIWLDVAAYLDESGKSIAGLERIQSGGSAVPESLIRRYDDAFDVEMIQAWGMTETAPFATISRAPSGLEADCGEIDLYASRAKAGRPVPGISVRVRDEDGESAPRDGETVGELQVRGEWVIDSYYERPDADADGFTCDGWLRTGDVATWDKRGFVDVVDRKKDIIKSGGEWISSLELESELMRNDAVAEAAVIAVDHDIWQERPFAFVVTERDRTVDAETLNAHLRERFPKWWLPDEYEFVDALPRTSTEKFDKQQLSKRLDS; via the coding sequence ATGACAAGATCGCAGTGGACGCTCTCCGACGTGCTCCTCCGAGCGACGTCGCTGGCGCCGGACGGCGAGATAGCGACCAAGCGAGAGGATGGCGAGTGGCACCAATACACCTACCAGGACGCGTACGAACGCGTCTGCCAGCTGGCACACGCTCTCGACGAACTTGGAATCGGGGCCGGGAAACGGGTCGGGACGGTGGCGGCGAACCACGACCGGCACTACGAACTGTACTTCGCCGTCCCCGGGAGCGGGCGGAGCCTCCACACCATCAACCACCGGCTCCCCGACGAACACTTCGAGTACGTCGTCGAAGACGCCGAGGATGCCGTCCTCTTCGTTGATCCACAGTTCATCGAGCGCGTCGAGTGCCATCGCGACGCCTTCGAGGACGTCTCGGCGTTCGTCGTTCTCGACGACGAGGTGCCTGACACCGCCCTCGAACCTGTCACGGACTACGAATCACTGCTCGAAGGACGGCCCACCGAGTACGAGTGGCCGTCCCTCGACCCGGAGACCGAGTGTGGCCTGTGTCACACGTCCGGGACCACTGGGATTCCGAAGGGCGTCCAGCACACGCACGGGATGCTCGTCCGGGCGTGTAATATGATGCTTCAGACGGACACAGTCGCGGTCAGTGGGTCAGACGTCGTCTTCCCGATCGTGCCAATGTTTCACGGCTACGCCTGGGCGTATCCCTACGTGGCGACGATCGCTGGCAGCAAACTTGTCCTCGCCGACTCACACACGTCGCCAGAGGCGCTCACGAGCGTCATCGAGCGCGAGGGCGTGACCATCGCCAGCGCTGTGCCTACGATATGGCTCGACGTCGCCGCTTACCTCGACGAAAGCGGGAAATCCATTGCCGGCCTCGAACGGATCCAATCCGGCGGGAGCGCGGTTCCCGAATCGCTCATCCGGCGGTACGACGACGCGTTCGACGTCGAAATGATTCAGGCGTGGGGAATGACCGAGACGGCGCCGTTCGCGACTATCAGCAGAGCCCCCTCCGGGCTCGAAGCTGATTGCGGAGAGATCGATCTGTACGCGTCTCGGGCGAAGGCGGGCCGACCCGTCCCCGGAATCTCGGTGCGCGTTCGCGACGAGGACGGAGAATCCGCGCCCCGCGACGGAGAAACCGTCGGGGAACTCCAGGTCCGCGGCGAGTGGGTCATCGATTCGTACTACGAACGCCCAGACGCGGACGCGGACGGGTTTACCTGCGATGGCTGGCTGAGGACCGGCGACGTCGCGACGTGGGACAAGCGCGGCTTCGTCGACGTTGTCGACCGCAAGAAGGACATCATCAAGAGCGGAGGCGAGTGGATCTCCTCGCTGGAACTAGAGTCCGAACTTATGCGCAACGACGCTGTCGCAGAGGCCGCCGTCATAGCGGTGGACCACGACATCTGGCAGGAACGCCCGTTTGCCTTCGTCGTCACCGAGCGCGACCGGACCGTCGACGCGGAAACCTTGAACGCACACCTCCGCGAGCGGTTCCCGAAGTGGTGGCTTCCAGACGAGTATGAGTTCGTCGACGCACTCCCACGAACGTCGACCGAGAAGTTTGACAAACAACAACTCTCCAAACGCCTCGATTCCTGA
- a CDS encoding ABC transporter ATP-binding protein has protein sequence MAMEADSSSTKDDIGDSVDAGKGTIRMENIRKTFDNGEIVACADINLEINPTDFVVLLGPSGCGKTTTLRCLSGLDVPDSGHIYIGDEEMTYEKPKDRDLAFVFQSIALFPHMSVRKNIAFGLDMTTDMSKDEKNERVREVAEMLGIESMLDRSPDELSGGQQQRVSLGRAMVMEPAAFLLDEPFSALDAKLRDQMRVEVKQLQRELETAMIFVTHDQEEAMTLGDKIVVMDDARIQQIGSPYEIYNEPTNQFVASFIGSPSTNMLPVEVVSTGEGYDVVGDFFRFPLSDEQVDRYQGGEQGNVQLGVRPEYLQLDADEKLFDADVSVIEPHGARDAVHLTADDYDLTAVTPQEKIPGGTESVSVDFEIDQIWLFDGDGQRLL, from the coding sequence ATGGCAATGGAAGCTGATTCCTCATCCACAAAAGACGACATCGGTGACTCTGTCGACGCCGGGAAGGGAACCATCCGGATGGAGAACATCCGGAAGACGTTCGACAACGGGGAGATCGTCGCCTGCGCGGACATTAACCTCGAGATCAACCCGACCGACTTCGTTGTACTGCTGGGACCTTCCGGATGTGGCAAGACGACGACGCTCCGGTGTCTGTCGGGCCTCGACGTCCCGGATTCGGGTCACATCTACATCGGTGACGAGGAGATGACCTACGAGAAGCCCAAAGACCGGGACTTGGCGTTTGTCTTCCAGAGCATCGCGCTGTTCCCCCATATGTCTGTTAGAAAGAACATTGCGTTCGGCCTTGACATGACCACGGATATGAGCAAGGACGAGAAGAACGAGCGAGTTCGGGAGGTTGCCGAAATGCTCGGCATCGAGTCGATGCTCGACCGGAGCCCCGACGAGCTCTCGGGTGGCCAGCAACAACGGGTCAGCCTCGGCCGAGCGATGGTGATGGAACCGGCCGCGTTCCTGCTTGACGAACCGTTCTCGGCACTCGATGCGAAGCTCCGCGACCAGATGCGCGTCGAGGTCAAGCAACTCCAGCGCGAACTCGAGACGGCGATGATCTTCGTCACCCACGACCAGGAGGAGGCGATGACCCTGGGAGACAAGATCGTCGTGATGGACGACGCCCGGATCCAGCAGATCGGTTCCCCATACGAGATCTACAACGAGCCGACCAACCAGTTCGTCGCGTCGTTCATCGGATCGCCCTCGACGAATATGCTACCTGTCGAGGTTGTCTCCACTGGCGAGGGTTACGATGTCGTTGGCGACTTCTTCCGCTTCCCGCTGTCGGACGAGCAGGTCGACCGATACCAGGGCGGCGAGCAGGGGAACGTTCAGTTGGGCGTTCGACCCGAGTATCTCCAGTTGGACGCCGACGAAAAGCTATTCGATGCCGACGTGTCAGTCATCGAACCCCACGGCGCGCGCGACGCCGTCCACCTGACGGCCGACGACTACGACCTCACGGCGGTCACTCCCCAGGAGAAGATCCCGGGAGGTACAGAGTCCGTGTCCGTGGACTTCGAGATAGACCAAATCTGGCTGTTCGACGGGGACGGCCAACGACTGCTTTAG
- a CDS encoding enoyl-CoA hydratase/isomerase family protein: protein MQYEHLIQETDGHVSRITLDRPDKLNCLAEQTWDELEHALEAADGDKDVRVIVLSGNGKAFSSGDDISDLDFQDASDARDYARFVMDRAVALERIETPVLAKVDGIAHGGGCELAASADVTIATESSTFRQPEALLNAAPGIALVRYAEMIGISHARELCLTTRKLDAKEAQVVGLVNEVAPADEFEDVVAERVDQLTTISPTSARVIKNAFNSQLGMEEEAVDSLSYLFSMDDMEEGMEAFFGKRDPEWKLQ, encoded by the coding sequence ATGCAGTACGAGCATCTCATCCAGGAGACGGACGGACACGTATCGCGTATCACTCTTGACCGGCCGGACAAGCTGAACTGCCTCGCTGAGCAGACGTGGGACGAACTCGAACACGCGCTCGAAGCGGCGGACGGGGACAAGGACGTCCGCGTCATCGTGCTCTCGGGGAATGGGAAGGCGTTCTCCTCGGGCGACGACATCAGCGATCTCGACTTCCAGGACGCCTCTGACGCACGTGATTACGCGCGGTTCGTGATGGATCGGGCTGTAGCCCTCGAACGAATCGAGACGCCGGTCTTGGCGAAGGTGGACGGTATCGCTCACGGCGGCGGCTGTGAATTGGCCGCCTCTGCGGACGTGACGATCGCAACGGAGTCCTCAACCTTCAGGCAGCCCGAAGCTTTGCTCAACGCGGCTCCCGGCATCGCGCTCGTCCGCTACGCGGAGATGATCGGGATCAGTCACGCGCGCGAACTCTGTCTGACGACGCGGAAACTCGACGCGAAGGAAGCACAGGTCGTTGGGCTGGTAAACGAGGTCGCGCCAGCCGACGAGTTCGAAGACGTCGTCGCCGAGCGCGTCGATCAGCTGACGACCATCTCGCCGACGTCCGCTCGCGTGATCAAGAACGCGTTCAACAGCCAGCTCGGGATGGAAGAGGAGGCTGTCGACTCGCTCTCGTATCTCTTCTCGATGGACGATATGGAGGAGGGAATGGAGGCGTTCTTCGGGAAGCGCGACCCCGAGTGGAAGCTTCAATGA